GATCTGGCTCTACGAACTCACTGTGCGTTCGGGGCACTTCGAAGACCTGCGGCTGGTCATCAACGTCATCTCCGATGACCCGCGCATCCAGGCCATCATCATCGCCTTCTGCTTCGGCGGCCTCCTCGAGGCGCTCGCCGGATTCGGTGCCCCCGTGGCGATCACCGGCGTCATGTTGGTCGCGGTCGGCTTCACAGCCATGCGCGCCGCGGTCGTCGTCCTCGTGGCCAACACGGCACCCGTCGCCTTCGGGGCCATCGCCATTCCGATCATCACGGCCGGCACCCTGACGGGAATCGACTACCAGGACATCGGCGCCATGGTCGGCCACCAGACCCCGTTCCTGGCCGCGATCGTTCCGCTCTTCCTCGTCATGCTCGTCGACGGTCGTCGCGGACTCCGTCAGATCTGGCCCCTGGCGCTGGTCGTCGGCATCGTCTTCGGCGCCGCTCAGTATGTGTCCTCGAACTTCCTCTCCGTCGAACTCACCGATATCATCGCCTCCCTCGTCGGACTCGCCGCCGTCGTCATCATGCTCCGATTCTGGAAGCCGAAGGGAGGACAGGATGCGCTCGACCGCATGGCTGATGAGCGCGAGCACGAAGGCGCCGACGCCCCTGATGCCGGAGGCGCCTCCGCGGCCGTGGCCATCGATGTGAAGAAAGAGACCGCGCCGCTGACCAGATCCCGAGTGTTCCTCGCGCTCTTTCCCTATCTGCTCGTCATCGTCATCTTCTCCGTGGCGAAGCTGGTACCGGCGCTCAACACTTGGCTGGCATCCACCGATGTGAAGATTCCGTGGCCGGGCCTGGATGGGAACATCCTCAACTCGGCGGGCGAGGTATCGACGAGCACGGTCTATAACTTCCAATGGCTGTCCTCGCCGGGAACGCTGCTGCTCATCTCCGGCATCATCGTCGCCATCGTCTACAAGATGTCGGCGAGAGACGCGGTCGATGTCTTCATCGTCAACGTCGTGAAGATGAAGTTCTCGATCCTCACGGTCGGTTCGGTGCTCGCCCTGGCCTATGTCATGAATCTGTCGGGTCAGACGATCACGATCGGCACCTGGATTGCGGGCACCGGAGCCTTCTTCGCGTTCCTCTCACCGATCCTCGGATGGCTGGGTACTGCTGTCACGGGATCGGACACCTCGGCGAACGCGCTGTTCGCCACGTTGCAGCAGACCGCTGCGCACGAGGCCGGACTCAACCCGCTGCTGCTCGTCGGAGCCAACAGCTCCGGTGGCGTCCTCGGCAAGATGGTCAGCCCGCAGAACCTCACGATCGCAGCCACGGCCGTTGGACTCCTCGGCAGGGAGGCGTCGATCTTCCGCCGTGTCATCGGCTGGTCACTGGGGCTGCTGGTCGTCATGTGTCTGCTGGTCGGACTCCAGTCGACGGTGCTGTCCTGGATGGTGCCATCCCACTGAGTGCTCCAGGGCGCCATTGCGGCGACTGGACCGTCCGTACCGGCCATCTCTCACCAACCATTTCTCAATCACCGCCTGACAAAGGAGCGATACACATGGTCAAGAGGCAGATTCCTCAGCCGTCCGAGATCTTCGAGCTGATGAAGTTCAAGAAGTTCGAACTCGACCCGAAGAAACGCCGCTTGGAGAACGCGCTGACGATCGAGGACCTGCGGAAGATCGCGAAGCGCCGGACCCCGGCCGCGGCGTTCGACTACACGGACGGCGCAGCCGAGGGCGAGATCTCGATGGAGCGTTCGGTTCAGTCCTTCCGTGATATCGAGTTCCACCCTTCGATCCTCAAAGACGTCACGAACGTCGACACCTCGACCCAGATCATGGGCGGCAGCTCGGCCATGCCCTTCGGCATTGCCCCCACCGGCTTCACCCGGCTGATGCAGACCGAAGGTGAGACCGCCGGTGCAGGTGCCGCCGGGGCTGCGGGAATCCCGTTCACCCTCTCGACGCTGGGCACGACCTCTATCGAAGACGTCAAGAAGGCCAATCCGCATGGTCGCAATTGGTTCCAGCTCTACGTGATGAAGCAGCGCGATATCTCCTATGGGCTCGTTGAGCGCGCGAAGAATGCCGGCTTCGACACATTGTTCTTCACCGTCGACGC
Above is a window of Brevibacterium siliguriense DNA encoding:
- a CDS encoding L-lactate permease, which gives rise to MYTPEIAPVADSLLWSSLLAILPLLTIFVTLGALKWKAHWAGLTAVGVALIVAIAAYGMPVGLAALSATQGFAFGLFPIMWIVITAIWLYELTVRSGHFEDLRLVINVISDDPRIQAIIIAFCFGGLLEALAGFGAPVAITGVMLVAVGFTAMRAAVVVLVANTAPVAFGAIAIPIITAGTLTGIDYQDIGAMVGHQTPFLAAIVPLFLVMLVDGRRGLRQIWPLALVVGIVFGAAQYVSSNFLSVELTDIIASLVGLAAVVIMLRFWKPKGGQDALDRMADEREHEGADAPDAGGASAAVAIDVKKETAPLTRSRVFLALFPYLLVIVIFSVAKLVPALNTWLASTDVKIPWPGLDGNILNSAGEVSTSTVYNFQWLSSPGTLLLISGIIVAIVYKMSARDAVDVFIVNVVKMKFSILTVGSVLALAYVMNLSGQTITIGTWIAGTGAFFAFLSPILGWLGTAVTGSDTSANALFATLQQTAAHEAGLNPLLLVGANSSGGVLGKMVSPQNLTIAATAVGLLGREASIFRRVIGWSLGLLVVMCLLVGLQSTVLSWMVPSH